From Leptolyngbya iicbica LK, a single genomic window includes:
- a CDS encoding metal-sensing transcriptional repressor: protein MAIAKPDRSSEDQIPSSRSVVPHTHDGVHAHVHDPESLQRILNRFARIEGHIRGIKTMIQDSRPCPDVLVQIAAVRGALDRVARIILDEHLSECVTRASQEGNIEAEIEELKAALDRFLP, encoded by the coding sequence ATGGCGATCGCCAAACCTGACCGCTCATCAGAAGACCAGATACCGTCCTCGCGATCGGTGGTGCCCCACACCCACGACGGCGTTCATGCCCACGTCCACGATCCCGAGTCGTTGCAGCGCATTTTGAATCGCTTTGCCCGCATCGAAGGGCACATTCGCGGCATTAAGACCATGATTCAAGACAGCCGCCCCTGCCCCGATGTGTTGGTCCAGATTGCGGCGGTGCGGGGCGCTCTGGATCGCGTCGCCCGCATCATTTTGGATGAACACTTGAGCGAATGTGTCACCCGCGCCTCTCAAGAGGGCAATATTGAAGCCGAAATTGAGGAACTCAAAGCCGCGTTAGACCGATTCTTACCTTGA
- a CDS encoding glutaredoxin family protein — protein sequence MTYPYRPGGQYRAALLSLTGCLAILGLALGGCSPTTDANGGSAELAADAPYEARLANHLTAQDATMYGAFWCPHCQDQKALFGDAEDQVPYVECDPEGEDAQPELCQAKEIQGYPTWEIDGELYPGTRSLEELAQLSGFEAP from the coding sequence ATGACCTACCCTTACCGTCCCGGCGGTCAATATCGAGCCGCTTTATTGTCTTTGACCGGCTGCTTGGCCATCTTGGGACTTGCCCTCGGCGGCTGCTCGCCTACGACTGATGCCAACGGCGGCAGTGCTGAACTGGCCGCTGATGCCCCCTACGAAGCCCGTTTGGCCAATCACCTGACCGCTCAAGATGCCACGATGTATGGGGCTTTTTGGTGTCCGCACTGTCAAGATCAAAAGGCGTTGTTTGGTGACGCAGAGGATCAGGTGCCCTATGTGGAATGCGACCCCGAGGGCGAAGACGCGCAGCCGGAACTCTGCCAGGCCAAAGAGATTCAGGGCTATCCCACTTGGGAAATTGATGGCGAACTGTATCCGGGTACTCGATCGCTCGAAGAACTGGCGCAACTGTCTGGTTTTGAAGCTCCGTAG
- a CDS encoding Na+/proline symporter, protein MFITTLTWALLAGYGGLIFYLVRQTTPQRVTAPEFFEGQSSSGKAPGMWLLVASAAISWIFAKSIDNAATLGNAFGILGGIGYSIYYLSFVTAAIALYFIRTRGGYRSIPEFLSSKYGLLCSRLFLIAIAIRLLNEVWSNTKVFSLYFGAEGSAGYWLAALIVTAFTVFYTLLGGLRSSLLTDGAQMLLAAVLLVVILATLGPGLVSQGLPTADPETRLAGLTFCGLAFVQIFSYPFHDPVMTDRAFITGPRTMVKAFIWAGLISGGFILLFSSVGLYARAFGVEGAPSYTVPALFGLPMLLVFNAIMLTSAGSTLDSTFSSVAKLGARDWDNRKGQPTENQAFIGRWWIVAIALLGNVPLLSIYMGDQLGPAIIMATTISGTMVMGLAPIFLLAFLPGAGALSFHLAFWPGLFFGVLRVLESALSTQIFPTWLSLGGGKYALDLGVNVYGLLLCTAGYLIGAWWGRRDR, encoded by the coding sequence ATGTTCATCACCACCCTGACTTGGGCCTTGCTGGCGGGCTATGGCGGCCTCATTTTCTACTTGGTGCGCCAGACCACCCCCCAGCGGGTCACCGCTCCCGAATTTTTTGAAGGCCAGTCCAGCAGCGGCAAAGCGCCGGGGATGTGGCTCCTCGTTGCCAGCGCTGCCATTTCCTGGATTTTTGCTAAATCTATCGACAATGCGGCCACGCTGGGTAATGCCTTTGGCATCTTGGGCGGCATCGGCTACAGCATCTACTATCTGAGTTTTGTCACCGCTGCGATCGCCCTCTATTTCATTCGCACCCGAGGGGGCTATCGCTCCATTCCCGAGTTTTTGTCCAGTAAATATGGCTTGCTCTGTTCGCGGTTGTTTTTAATTGCGATCGCCATTCGCCTGCTGAACGAAGTGTGGTCTAACACCAAGGTGTTTTCCCTCTACTTTGGGGCCGAGGGCAGCGCCGGTTATTGGTTAGCCGCGCTGATCGTCACCGCGTTCACCGTGTTTTATACCCTGCTGGGCGGCTTGCGCAGTAGCCTGCTGACCGATGGCGCCCAAATGCTGCTCGCGGCTGTGCTGCTCGTCGTAATTCTCGCCACCTTGGGACCGGGGCTCGTAAGCCAAGGGCTGCCAACCGCTGATCCCGAAACGCGCCTGGCCGGGTTGACCTTTTGTGGGCTGGCCTTTGTGCAAATTTTTAGCTACCCCTTCCATGATCCGGTGATGACCGATCGCGCCTTCATTACAGGACCGCGCACCATGGTCAAAGCCTTTATCTGGGCCGGACTCATCAGCGGCGGTTTCATTCTGCTGTTCAGTTCCGTCGGGCTTTATGCCCGTGCCTTTGGGGTGGAAGGCGCACCGAGCTACACCGTCCCGGCACTGTTTGGCCTGCCCATGCTGCTGGTGTTTAACGCCATCATGCTCACCAGCGCGGGCTCGACCCTCGATTCCACCTTTTCTAGTGTGGCCAAATTGGGGGCGCGAGATTGGGACAACCGCAAAGGCCAACCGACCGAAAATCAAGCGTTCATCGGGCGGTGGTGGATTGTCGCGATCGCCCTCCTGGGCAACGTGCCGCTGCTCAGCATTTACATGGGCGATCAGCTCGGCCCCGCCATCATCATGGCCACCACTATCAGCGGCACCATGGTCATGGGCCTCGCCCCGATCTTTCTCCTCGCGTTCTTACCCGGAGCCGGGGCCTTGAGTTTTCACCTCGCCTTTTGGCCGGGGCTGTTCTTTGGGGTATTGCGGGTGCTGGAAAGTGCTTTGAGCACCCAAATTTTTCCCACCTGGCTGAGTCTGGGGGGCGGCAAGTATGCGCTGGATTTGGGCGTGAATGTGTACGGGTTGCTACTCTGTACCGCAGGCTACTTAATTGGGGCCTGGTGGGGTCGCCGCGATCGCTAA
- the egtC gene encoding ergothioneine biosynthesis protein EgtC gives MCRLLGYVGPAIALDSLLLQPPHSLMVQSYAPQELEVALLNADGFGFGWYGGGAAAEPFTYRNVLPMWNDPNVEPLCRYITTDCALAYVRSATPGQGVDISNCQPFQSGQWLFAHNGYIKNFRETLYRPMRQLMSDRVYAAIHGNTDSEHIWGLVLTALAAPESPNPVAALGTALKQLLTLARQYDTPVAANVLISDGRTLVGSRFASHGAAPSLYWLGNNLQLPNAVVVASEPLFAAPWAPLEENSLFTVNANCDLQYHAIGSL, from the coding sequence ATGTGTCGTCTTTTGGGCTATGTGGGGCCCGCGATCGCCCTCGACTCGCTGTTGCTGCAACCGCCTCACTCCCTCATGGTGCAGTCCTATGCGCCGCAGGAGTTGGAGGTGGCGCTGTTGAATGCTGACGGCTTTGGCTTTGGGTGGTACGGCGGGGGCGCAGCGGCGGAGCCGTTTACTTATCGCAATGTGCTGCCCATGTGGAACGACCCCAATGTGGAGCCATTGTGTCGCTACATCACCACGGACTGTGCCCTGGCCTATGTGCGTAGCGCGACCCCAGGGCAGGGGGTAGATATCAGTAACTGTCAGCCGTTTCAGTCGGGCCAGTGGTTGTTTGCCCACAATGGTTACATCAAAAACTTTCGGGAAACGCTGTATCGCCCCATGCGCCAGTTGATGAGCGATCGCGTGTATGCCGCCATTCACGGCAACACCGACTCCGAGCACATTTGGGGCTTAGTGCTGACGGCGCTGGCAGCGCCTGAATCTCCCAATCCAGTGGCGGCGTTAGGCACGGCCTTAAAGCAACTGCTCACGTTGGCGCGACAATATGACACTCCCGTCGCTGCCAACGTTTTGATCAGCGATGGCCGAACTCTGGTCGGGTCCCGATTCGCCTCCCATGGGGCCGCTCCCTCTTTATACTGGCTAGGTAACAATTTGCAACTTCCCAACGCAGTCGTAGTGGCCTCAGAGCCATTGTTTGCAGCCCCTTGGGCACCCTTAGAAGAGAATTCGTTGTTTACTGTCAACGCTAACTGTGATCTCCAGTACCACGCCATCGGTAGCCTCTAA
- the egtD gene encoding L-histidine N(alpha)-methyltransferase, which yields MPVPSPSIRPKSNRPDGQAMGDRLIVENRMAPTEAVATVAGQDVIVGLSQPHKALPPKYFYDARGSELFEQITELPEYYLTRTEREILATYAGAIADTVGPCDLVELGSGSASKTRLLFNAYQQRGLPLRYVPVDVSGTMLETSAQALLTEYDNLTVHGLVSTYDQALQALPPTDSPRRLIAFIGSTLGNLAPEPEQHFFQHVSQALTDGDYFLLGVDLHKDTATLEAAYNDSQGLSAAFNLNMLQHLNWRFDGNFDLSQFRHVSFYNEGDRQVEMYIESLTAQTITLQALNLTVEFAQGERLFSEISRKFDTEVLAQELLAFDLAVRQVFTDERRQFALLLCQKQSLGMGI from the coding sequence ATGCCAGTTCCTTCTCCCTCCATTCGTCCAAAGTCTAACCGTCCTGATGGTCAGGCAATGGGCGATCGCCTGATTGTTGAAAACCGCATGGCTCCCACTGAGGCAGTAGCGACCGTCGCCGGTCAAGACGTGATTGTGGGCCTTTCTCAACCTCACAAGGCCCTGCCACCCAAATATTTTTACGATGCCCGAGGGTCGGAACTCTTTGAGCAAATTACCGAACTGCCGGAATATTATCTGACGCGCACCGAACGGGAAATTTTAGCCACCTATGCGGGGGCGATCGCCGATACGGTCGGGCCGTGCGACCTGGTGGAACTGGGTAGCGGCAGCGCCAGCAAAACTCGCTTGTTGTTCAATGCTTATCAGCAGCGAGGGTTGCCATTGCGCTACGTGCCCGTCGATGTCAGCGGCACCATGCTCGAAACCAGTGCCCAAGCCCTGCTCACCGAATATGACAATCTCACGGTGCATGGTTTGGTGAGCACCTATGACCAGGCCTTGCAGGCGCTCCCCCCCACCGACTCGCCCCGCCGCCTCATCGCCTTTATTGGCAGCACCTTGGGCAATTTGGCCCCCGAACCCGAGCAGCACTTCTTTCAACACGTCAGTCAAGCCTTAACCGACGGCGACTACTTTTTACTCGGGGTCGATTTGCACAAAGATACCGCCACGCTAGAGGCCGCCTACAACGACTCGCAGGGACTCAGTGCGGCGTTTAACTTAAATATGCTGCAACACCTCAACTGGCGGTTTGACGGCAATTTTGACCTGAGCCAATTTCGTCATGTGTCGTTCTACAACGAGGGCGATCGCCAGGTCGAAATGTACATCGAAAGCCTGACGGCGCAAACCATCACCCTGCAAGCCCTGAACCTGACCGTCGAGTTCGCCCAGGGAGAACGGCTGTTTAGTGAGATTTCGCGGAAATTTGACACCGAGGTGTTGGCGCAAGAACTGTTGGCCTTTGACCTGGCTGTCCGTCAAGTGTTCACTGATGAGCGCCGACAGTTTGCCCTCCTGCTGTGTCAAAAACAGTCCTTAGGAATGGGGATTTAA
- a CDS encoding CHASE2 domain-containing protein yields the protein MTYLGNRVEATDDLSTREASVVIWKPLKSWATKPMQRYWGWWRSQSANLMVIGVASLALSSGVAALVQLGLLEGLEQKAYDQMVRLRQATRSLPPDDRLLIVTVTEEDLETLAEFPLTDGTVARAINQLQQHEPVAIGLDMFRAIPKPPGRDALGQALQADNIVVIAQLANSTGGPGIPPPVESAPGQVSFNDVVVDADGKVRRALMIAEPTALPEHPYLFSFSLQLAMRYLATQDLMPTASPENPDYMQLGETTLWPLQSGSGGYARIDDNGYQVMLDYRDRVTPARTVTLQAVLNDQFDPAWVRGKVVLIGITAPSFKDLFYTPFTGGASDANHQMPGVILHGQMVSQWLDLALGDRPLMGLSHPWQEWLWCLGWALLGGTLAWYLHHPITLTASETGVFIAIAVSGYALFLTQGWVPIIAPALTVLGTSGVVLAYQAQQSFRQRQMMQVLLGQAASPEIARALWENRDRLIKSGKLPGQSMVATMLFTDLRGFSSLAEITPPEQLLEWLNHYLEAMTDEIQIHHGIVNKFTGDGLLAVFGVPIASTTPDEIAADAQAAVACALGMATRLQTINRERQAQHHPRLEMRVGIFTGPVVVGSVGGHQRMEYGIIGDSVNIASRLESVDKSRQPEPCRILIGQDTLDYVGDAFITEAWGDLVLKGRHAPLGVYRVIDRRTDPISPLT from the coding sequence ATGACATATCTCGGCAATCGGGTAGAAGCGACCGACGACCTCTCAACCAGGGAAGCATCCGTGGTGATCTGGAAACCGCTTAAATCTTGGGCCACCAAGCCAATGCAGCGCTATTGGGGCTGGTGGCGATCGCAGTCGGCCAATTTGATGGTGATTGGGGTGGCCAGCCTAGCGCTCTCGTCTGGGGTCGCGGCGCTGGTGCAGTTGGGCCTGCTCGAAGGGTTGGAACAAAAAGCCTACGACCAGATGGTGCGCCTGCGACAGGCCACGCGATCGCTGCCGCCTGATGATCGGCTGCTGATTGTGACCGTCACCGAAGAGGATTTGGAAACCCTAGCCGAGTTTCCCCTCACCGATGGCACCGTCGCTCGGGCGATTAACCAGCTGCAACAGCATGAGCCAGTCGCGATCGGGCTGGATATGTTTCGGGCGATTCCTAAACCACCGGGGCGCGACGCCTTGGGGCAAGCGCTGCAAGCTGACAATATCGTGGTGATTGCGCAGCTGGCCAACAGTACCGGCGGCCCAGGCATTCCCCCCCCTGTCGAGTCAGCTCCGGGACAGGTCAGCTTCAACGATGTGGTGGTCGATGCTGATGGTAAAGTGCGGCGGGCCTTGATGATCGCGGAACCGACCGCCCTACCCGAGCATCCCTACCTGTTTTCCTTTTCCTTGCAGTTGGCCATGCGCTATCTGGCCACGCAAGACCTCATGCCCACCGCCAGTCCCGAGAATCCTGACTATATGCAGTTGGGTGAAACGACACTGTGGCCCCTCCAATCGGGATCCGGGGGCTATGCCCGGATCGACGATAACGGCTATCAGGTCATGTTGGACTATCGCGATCGCGTCACGCCCGCCCGCACCGTAACCCTACAAGCCGTGTTGAATGATCAATTTGACCCGGCTTGGGTGCGCGGCAAAGTGGTACTCATCGGCATTACTGCCCCCAGCTTCAAAGATCTGTTTTACACGCCTTTCACTGGTGGAGCCAGCGACGCCAACCATCAGATGCCAGGGGTCATCCTCCATGGCCAGATGGTCAGTCAGTGGCTCGATTTGGCGCTGGGCGATCGCCCCCTCATGGGCCTGAGTCACCCCTGGCAAGAATGGCTATGGTGCCTGGGCTGGGCGCTGCTGGGGGGTACCCTCGCCTGGTATCTGCACCATCCCATCACCCTGACCGCCAGCGAAACTGGTGTGTTCATTGCGATCGCGGTGAGTGGCTACGCCTTGTTTTTGACCCAGGGCTGGGTGCCCATCATCGCTCCGGCCCTGACGGTGTTGGGCACCAGTGGGGTCGTCTTGGCGTATCAGGCCCAACAGTCCTTTCGCCAACGCCAGATGATGCAAGTGCTGCTGGGGCAAGCCGCCTCCCCCGAAATTGCCCGCGCCCTCTGGGAGAATCGCGATCGCCTGATCAAATCGGGCAAATTACCGGGCCAGAGCATGGTCGCCACTATGCTGTTCACTGACCTGCGCGGCTTTAGCAGCCTGGCCGAAATCACCCCGCCCGAGCAGCTCTTGGAATGGCTAAACCACTATCTCGAAGCCATGACGGACGAAATCCAAATCCATCACGGCATTGTCAACAAATTTACGGGGGATGGTCTGCTGGCGGTGTTTGGGGTGCCTATTGCCAGCACCACACCGGACGAGATCGCCGCTGACGCCCAAGCCGCAGTCGCCTGTGCCCTTGGTATGGCCACTCGCTTGCAAACCATTAACCGAGAGCGCCAGGCGCAGCACCACCCTCGCTTAGAAATGCGCGTGGGGATCTTCACCGGGCCAGTGGTTGTCGGTAGCGTCGGCGGCCACCAGCGTATGGAATACGGCATTATCGGCGACAGCGTCAACATTGCCTCACGCCTAGAAAGCGTGGATAAAAGCCGTCAGCCGGAACCCTGCCGCATTTTGATTGGCCAAGACACCCTTGATTATGTGGGCGATGCTTTCATCACCGAGGCCTGGGGCGACCTCGTGCTCAAAGGGCGCCACGCGCCTTTAGGGGTTTATCGGGTGATTGATCGCCGCACTGATCCCATCTCACCGCTGACCTAA
- a CDS encoding metallophosphoesterase family protein produces the protein MKDLRTIELDIPAVCDRIALCGGPYSNFGAVAAFLDRTAGVDYRFCLGDMGGFGPFPNRTLELLRQAAVICVQGNYDQAIGDGDRDCGCGYTDPRDREFAQISYDYTYAHTAPTHRQWLQTLPQLIRLRWRDRAFLLCHGSPDVVNEFVWESDTADSWIASWLDRFAVDGIFATHTGIPWVRQVAQGFWCNVGVLGRPAHEGQPHVYFAELRWPRAAAIARPEIVPLSYDPQPVVAAMAREGLPTEFQQSLLTGIWTTCAEILPEAERRVRSRLPVPQRS, from the coding sequence GTGAAGGATTTGAGAACCATCGAGCTTGACATTCCCGCAGTGTGCGATCGCATCGCCCTGTGTGGTGGCCCTTACAGTAACTTTGGGGCGGTGGCTGCGTTTTTAGACCGCACGGCCGGGGTGGATTATCGCTTTTGTTTGGGCGATATGGGCGGCTTTGGCCCCTTCCCCAATCGCACTTTGGAACTGCTACGACAGGCGGCGGTAATTTGTGTGCAGGGCAATTATGACCAGGCCATTGGCGACGGCGATCGCGACTGTGGCTGCGGCTATACCGACCCCCGCGATCGCGAATTTGCCCAAATCAGCTATGACTACACTTATGCCCATACGGCCCCAACTCATCGCCAGTGGTTGCAAACGCTGCCGCAGTTGATTCGCTTGCGGTGGCGCGATCGCGCTTTTTTGCTGTGCCACGGCAGTCCCGACGTGGTGAACGAGTTTGTGTGGGAATCGGACACTGCCGACTCGTGGATCGCCAGTTGGTTAGACCGATTTGCGGTCGACGGCATCTTCGCGACGCATACGGGCATTCCCTGGGTGCGCCAAGTAGCCCAAGGCTTTTGGTGCAATGTAGGGGTGCTGGGGCGACCCGCCCATGAAGGGCAACCCCACGTCTATTTTGCTGAACTGCGCTGGCCGAGGGCCGCCGCGATCGCCCGCCCTGAAATTGTGCCTCTCTCCTACGATCCTCAACCCGTCGTGGCAGCGATGGCCCGCGAGGGGCTGCCGACGGAATTTCAGCAATCGCTGCTCACAGGCATTTGGACCACCTGCGCGGAAATTTTGCCCGAGGCTGAACGGCGAGTGCGATCGCGGCTCCCCGTGCCCCAGCGGTCGTAA
- a CDS encoding SUMF1/EgtB/PvdO family nonheme iron enzyme, which yields MISSTTPSVASKLSRAEQRQQLRADMLACRASTLRLAQDLAAVKEFRRQAHPDFSPIGWHLGHIAFTESLWLLERLQRSPCPYPQYQKLFAADGLPKAERENLPDLPTILAYMADIRDRTLAFLDQVPLGHQLRLWRWLLQHESQHVETATYLLTLHRWPQTHAQAPTEVFPSSPLPVLEAASTTEMVFVPGGEFVMGGDSIDTLDNERSPHSVEVEDFWIDRTPVTVEEYAKFIAAGGYHNSQWWHPEGWIWRHRYDITQPLYWQNDEPQAPVCGVSWYEADAYACFVGKRLPTEAQWERAARWHPGTQTLQSWPWGEDAVSDRHGNFDSRHGGVTPVGQFAAGRSPTGCDDLLGNVWEWTNTWFDCYPGFEAFPYREYSQVYFDRAHRVLRGGSWATRPWVLRPTFRNWYQPGVQQVFAGFRCALSA from the coding sequence GTGATCTCCAGTACCACGCCATCGGTAGCCTCTAAACTGTCGCGAGCCGAGCAGCGACAACAACTGCGAGCCGACATGCTTGCTTGCCGGGCCAGCACGCTTCGTCTGGCGCAAGATCTCGCCGCAGTGAAGGAATTTCGGCGACAAGCGCACCCGGACTTTAGTCCCATCGGCTGGCACCTGGGGCACATTGCCTTCACCGAGTCGCTGTGGCTGCTGGAACGGTTGCAGCGATCGCCCTGCCCCTATCCGCAATATCAAAAGTTGTTTGCGGCGGATGGACTGCCCAAAGCCGAGCGGGAAAATCTACCGGATTTGCCGACCATTCTGGCCTACATGGCCGACATCCGCGATCGCACCCTCGCCTTTTTGGATCAGGTGCCCCTGGGGCATCAACTGCGGCTCTGGCGCTGGCTCTTGCAGCATGAAAGCCAACACGTCGAAACGGCCACTTATCTATTAACCCTGCATCGCTGGCCGCAGACCCATGCTCAGGCACCCACCGAGGTGTTTCCCTCGTCCCCACTGCCCGTTTTAGAGGCCGCGTCGACCACCGAGATGGTCTTCGTCCCTGGGGGGGAATTTGTGATGGGGGGTGACAGCATTGACACGCTGGATAATGAGCGATCGCCCCACTCAGTTGAGGTCGAGGATTTTTGGATTGATCGCACCCCGGTCACCGTCGAAGAGTACGCCAAATTTATCGCGGCGGGCGGCTATCACAACAGTCAGTGGTGGCATCCCGAGGGTTGGATCTGGCGACATCGGTACGACATTACCCAGCCCCTCTATTGGCAAAACGATGAACCCCAAGCGCCTGTCTGTGGCGTCAGTTGGTACGAGGCCGACGCCTATGCCTGTTTTGTGGGCAAGCGCCTACCCACCGAGGCCCAGTGGGAACGGGCTGCTCGCTGGCATCCCGGCACGCAAACGCTGCAATCCTGGCCCTGGGGGGAGGATGCTGTGAGCGATCGCCACGGCAATTTTGACAGTCGCCATGGCGGCGTGACGCCGGTGGGTCAGTTTGCGGCGGGGCGTAGCCCCACGGGCTGCGACGACTTATTGGGCAACGTCTGGGAATGGACCAACACCTGGTTTGACTGCTATCCAGGGTTTGAGGCCTTTCCCTATCGCGAGTATTCGCAGGTGTATTTTGACCGAGCCCATCGCGTTCTGCGGGGCGGCAGTTGGGCTACCCGCCCGTGGGTTTTGCGTCCCACGTTTCGCAATTGGTATCAGCCCGGTGTGCAGCAAGTCTTTGCTGGTTTCAGATGTGCCTTAAGTGCATAG
- a CDS encoding SWIM zinc finger family protein: protein MTRSPVMPPNYELDQEAWWVQRWVDLLNNYRFKKRLERGRKYAREGNILNIEYKGSKVIALVQGTADDPYKLSIWLDAFTDEDWNYVIDTLAEHALFSAQLLAGEMPDDIEGVFTANGLSLFPFQLSEVHSKCDCPDPKNPCKHIAAVYYQLGDFFREDPFILFQLRGRDRGQILESLRQQRQQSAVVEGGDDVEPVAVPPAVEADMAIAPTSAAYTPINVAQFWQYEEPLDPSLVVIAPASETVLDVLDTIPLPVNDARIVMAHLRDLYQTVSQQAAMKALSLQADEK from the coding sequence ATGACTCGCAGCCCAGTTATGCCGCCTAATTACGAGCTCGACCAAGAAGCCTGGTGGGTGCAGCGCTGGGTCGATTTGCTCAACAACTATCGCTTCAAAAAGCGGCTTGAGCGGGGACGCAAGTATGCCCGCGAAGGCAACATTCTCAATATTGAATATAAAGGCTCAAAGGTAATCGCGCTGGTGCAGGGCACCGCCGATGATCCTTACAAGCTCTCCATCTGGCTGGATGCCTTTACGGACGAAGACTGGAATTACGTCATCGATACCCTGGCGGAACACGCCCTGTTTTCAGCTCAACTGCTCGCGGGAGAAATGCCGGATGACATTGAGGGGGTCTTTACGGCCAATGGCTTGAGCCTCTTTCCATTCCAGCTCTCGGAAGTCCATTCTAAATGTGACTGCCCCGATCCCAAAAATCCCTGCAAGCACATTGCGGCGGTTTACTATCAGCTGGGTGATTTCTTTCGCGAAGATCCCTTTATCCTGTTTCAACTGCGGGGGCGCGATCGCGGCCAAATTTTGGAGTCGTTGCGCCAACAGCGCCAACAGTCCGCAGTGGTGGAGGGCGGTGACGATGTTGAGCCGGTAGCGGTGCCGCCGGCAGTCGAGGCGGATATGGCGATCGCGCCAACCAGTGCCGCCTATACGCCGATTAATGTTGCCCAGTTTTGGCAATATGAGGAGCCGTTAGACCCGTCTTTAGTCGTGATTGCGCCCGCCAGTGAAACGGTGCTGGATGTGCTGGATACGATTCCACTGCCGGTGAACGATGCGCGGATCGTCATGGCTCACCTGCGCGATTTGTACCAAACTGTCAGCCAACAAGCCGCCATGAAAGCACTGTCGCTGCAAGCGGACGAAAAATAG
- a CDS encoding DnaJ C-terminal domain-containing protein — protein sequence MAATDFKDYYSTLGVSKSASAEDIKRAFRKLARKYHPDVNPGDKAAEAKFKEISEAYEVLSDSDKRQKYDQFGRYWQQAGSAGSYGGNAADFGGFDFSNYGSFDEFINELLGRFGGGPGAYGAPTGRSPGGYGYRTPPRGGFGNGFDGFSTAGGPSQQSFDQEAKISLTLSEAFHGTQKRLKIGDDEVEVRIPAGAKQGTKVRLRGKGQMNPYSKQRGDIYLIVNLLPHHIFQFEGENLVCEVPIAPDESVLGGKIQVPTPDGTVTMNLPPGVKSGQSLRLRGKGWPSPKGARGDQLVRVVITPPKNLSDHERELYEKIQRDRTTDPRSHLSQVRL from the coding sequence ATGGCTGCTACTGACTTTAAAGACTATTATTCGACGCTGGGGGTCAGCAAGTCCGCCAGTGCTGAAGACATCAAGCGGGCTTTTCGTAAATTGGCTCGCAAATATCACCCCGACGTGAACCCGGGTGACAAAGCCGCTGAGGCTAAGTTCAAAGAAATTAGTGAAGCCTACGAAGTCTTGTCTGACAGCGACAAGCGCCAAAAGTATGACCAGTTTGGCCGGTATTGGCAGCAGGCTGGTAGCGCTGGCAGCTATGGCGGCAATGCTGCTGACTTTGGTGGTTTTGACTTTAGCAACTACGGCAGCTTCGACGAATTTATCAATGAACTATTAGGTCGCTTTGGCGGCGGACCAGGGGCCTACGGTGCCCCGACTGGGCGATCGCCGGGCGGATATGGCTATCGCACCCCACCGCGCGGTGGTTTTGGCAACGGCTTTGATGGCTTTTCGACCGCAGGGGGCCCGAGCCAGCAGTCATTTGACCAAGAGGCCAAGATTTCGCTGACCTTGAGCGAAGCCTTTCACGGCACGCAAAAGCGCCTCAAAATTGGCGACGACGAAGTGGAAGTGCGGATTCCGGCAGGTGCCAAGCAGGGCACAAAAGTGCGGCTGCGGGGTAAGGGGCAGATGAATCCCTACTCGAAGCAGCGGGGCGATATTTACCTGATCGTTAATCTGTTGCCGCACCACATCTTCCAGTTTGAGGGTGAGAACTTGGTGTGCGAAGTGCCGATCGCGCCGGATGAGTCGGTGTTGGGCGGCAAGATTCAAGTGCCCACGCCCGATGGCACCGTCACGATGAATTTGCCGCCGGGGGTGAAGTCTGGTCAATCGCTGCGCTTGCGCGGCAAGGGTTGGCCTAGTCCCAAAGGGGCGCGGGGTGATCAATTGGTGCGCGTGGTGATTACGCCACCTAAAAACCTGAGTGACCACGAGCGCGAGCTGTACGAAAAGATTCAGCGCGATCGCACCACCGATCCGCGCAGTCACCTGAGTCAGGTAAGGTTGTAA